One segment of Papaver somniferum cultivar HN1 unplaced genomic scaffold, ASM357369v1 unplaced-scaffold_137, whole genome shotgun sequence DNA contains the following:
- the LOC113334687 gene encoding PLASMODESMATA CALLOSE-BINDING PROTEIN 3-like: MPIMQVFLERISAQASTSNSITTPIKIPEWALDRNTKDFCEVKADEELEHVWCIANLAASKEKIVDALNWVCGQRDDICLNIQEDKPCYLPNTLKDHASYAFNNYYQKFKFHGASYNFGGAAVMVNASMSLQCPNLDAKDPIIVNHLKGDLF; this comes from the exons ATGCCGATCATGCAAGTGTTTCTGGAAAGAATAAGTGCTCAAGCCTCTACCTCCAACTCCATTACGACACCCATCAAAATTCCTGAATGGGCACTGGATCGTAACACAAAAGACTTCTGTGAAG TTAAGGCAGATGAGGAATTAGAACATGTATGGTGTATTGCTAATCTTGCAGCCTCTAAAGAAAAAATTGTAGATGCACTAAACTGGGTGTGCGGGCAAAGGGATGATATTTGTCTTAATATACAAGAAGACAAGCCTTGCTATCTCCCAAACACATTGAAGGACCATGCTTCATATGCTTTTAACAATTATTATCAAAAGTTCAAGTTTCATGGTGCCTCTTACAATTTCGGTGGTGCTGCC GTTATGGTAAATGCAAGTATGAGTTTGCAATGTCCTAATTTGGATGCTAAAGACCCGATTATCGTAAATCACCTCAAGGGAGATTTGTTTTGA